A region from the Drosophila bipectinata strain 14024-0381.07 chromosome 3R, DbipHiC1v2, whole genome shotgun sequence genome encodes:
- the LOC108122211 gene encoding uncharacterized protein isoform X2: MNNPVKMKAKSAIVLILFLGILNNSRATQKSQQLGQPLIQLSHDNTEDDYPDSKDEVHLEDFFWTGSGDGPPDFLKKVHTGITKGKDVIVKTETVVATVYVDGNNEIDIPICIDCKPDDGGGTWEMGPGMPPLNYSATDRRYWLLTVMSGFYTAKDNPLLEEKLARLYRLAFTRQQTRHLGINGAQQIEGVNVPANRERRKSITDNPPTTTGSPSDDVELLDMPEDNEPYIKTVRRLGEDTEWSSNSEEQEPDVSDESLPIGVTQSTSTENIDYGAFVTLIPWELIQQNGKSEKLREVHEPLLTKQPHLEQQKQQQQQQSFYRDERVRVVIHNLTQISEADVQKWSTASTEESNYVNLKFNERPVANQTELIYTVLVNGRPILATTAAKDMELVSEDEAVKAFGQAVYMKSEPYIREPTATALAPVPRSGQAGFFNSVKNNVALVVISSLAILLLMLLLVAVLLLGRTRAQQRELSAVNSSHFRTTSRNELLSEGTSMRPTTGDRSEEAPTPGHSRSSGGVRNFSYEREPRITFPAPPAETRSRRDSLSSSTDNTSDSSVYCPINPPSADVQRILDDKAARLFDGHKRRHQYDRAEGHEETVYTSVVSEKKGDKSRHKSRRRYLNENRVGSLETSPVQGSLAGRSSSIENSPETLRRSYENFQRNEAYNPHNNYHRNKLLVQKSGSGISPEAINKEIIRTLQPSDKSSDTASVGSFLSMASVRAFPKGNLPEPLNRVLDPVFVTYYDNVNAVAGASHHSTRSLRSHKSLGNKDPNSTIATIASFPSPKAPPSSVRNVRSASHSDNPDPGVVGPVVWERHKKKHSQEALTYADYNASPVHNPSAIRTHYEGLLEGALQMYSSQDDIPMPLPTQNFTNNRRATKREHRGSSAGLPSFQPAASIRAAADRPATAQPEKTSKSAQSTQPPSPSYSAWGGGSIYSSHSTLNRPLIAGPIHRVDHQMDLSRGGGEEATNASAGTGTAPLIEAIQSELRRFRQQQE; the protein is encoded by the exons ATGAATAATCCAGTGAAAATGAAAGCCAAAAGTGCGATTGTgttgatattatttttgggaattttaaacaattccAGAGCCACGCAAAAGTCGCAGCAGCTTGGTCAGCCGCTTATACAATTAAGTCACG ATAACACTGAAGACGATTATCCCGATAGCAAGGATGAGGTGCATTTGGAAGACTTCTTTTGGACTGGTTCTGGTGATGGGCCCCCGGACTTCCTCAAAAAGGTTCACACAGGAATAACTAAGGGAAAGGATGTGATTGTCAAGACGGAAACGGTGGTGGCCACCGTCTATGTGGATGGTAATAAT GAAATTGACATTCCCATTTGCATTGACTGCAAGCCGGATGATGGCGGAGGCACCTGGGAAATGGGGCCTGGAATGCCGCCCCTTAATTATTCGGCAACCGATCGACGATATTGGTTGCTTACAGTTATGTCAGGATTTTATACAGCCAAGGATAACCCCTTACTGGAGGAGAAGCTGGCGCGACTATATCGGCTGGCTTTTACGAG ACAACAAACCCGGCATTTGGGCATAAACGGAGCTCAGCAAATCGAGGGCGTAAATGTGCCAGCCAATCGAGAACGTCGAAAATCAATTACTGATAATCCGCCAACTACGACAGGATCCCCTTCGGATGACGTGGAGTTGCTGGACATGCCGGAGGATAACGAGCCCTACATAAAGACCGTGAGGAGGCTGGGTGAGGATACTGAATGGTCTAGTAATTCCGAGGAACAGGAACCGGACGTATCCGATGAAAGTTTACCCATTGGGGTCACGCAATCGACCAGCACGGAGAACATCGATTATGGGGCATTCGTTACCCTGATCCCCTGGGAGCTCATACAGCAGAATGGGAAATCGGAAAAATTGAGGGAAGTGCACGAACCTTTGTTGACGAAACAACCGCATctagaacaacaaaaacaacaacaacagcaacaatcaTTTTATAGGGACGAGCGTGTTAGAGTTGTCATACACAACCTGACGCAAATTAGCGAGGCGGATGTGCAAAAGTGGAGCACCGCCAGCACTGAGGAAAGCAACTACGTCAACCTCAAATT CAACGAGCGACCTGTGGCCAATCAAACCGAGTTGATTTACACTGTTTTGGTAAATGGTCGTCCTATTTTGGCCACAACTGCTGCCAAGGATATGGAACTGGTCAGCGAAGATGAGGCGGTAAAGGCATTTGGACAGGCTGTCTATATGAAATCGGAAC CTTATATTAGAGAGCCCACGGCTACAGCTTTGGCGCCAGTTCCTCGAAGTGGGCAGGCTGGTTTCTTCAATTCGGTTAAAAATAATGTGGCTCTGGTGGTTATTAGTTCCTTGGCCATCCTCTTGTTAATGCTACTACTGGTGGCTGTTTTGCTTTTGGGAAGAACACGGGCCCAGCAAAGAGAACTCAGCGCAGTCAACAG TTCCCATTTCAGAACCACTTCCCGCAATGAACTACTCTCTGAAGGCACTTCCATGCGTCCAACTACAGGCGATAGAAGCGAGGAGGCTCCAACTCCGGGACACTCTAGATCCTCGGGCGGTGTTCGGAATTTCTCCTACGAAAGGGAACCAAGGATAACCTTCCCTGCACCACCGGCGGAAACTAGATCTCGAAGGGATTCATTGTCCTCCTCCACGGACAACACTTCTGATTCTTCCGTGTACTGTCCCATCAATCCGCCGAGTGCTGACGTGCAGAGGATCCTGGACGATAAGGCAGCCCGCCTGTTTGATGGCCACAAGAGACGACATCAGTACGACAGAGCTGAGGGTCATGAGGAGACGGTCTACACATCTGTGGTGTCCGAGAAAAAGGGCGATAAGTCAAGACACAAGTCGAGGAGGCGCTATTTGAATGAGAACCGTGTGGGGTCATTGGAAACGAGTCCTGTTCAAGGATCCCTGGCCGGCCGTTCTTCGTCGATAGAAAATTCACCGGAGACCCTGCGCCGGAGTTACGAGAACTTTCAAAGGAACGAGGCCTACAATCCGCACAACAACTATCACCGAAACAAGTTGCTTGTCCAAAAATCAGGCAGTGGCATTTCCCCGGAGGCCATAAACAAGGAAATAATCAGGACACTGCAGCCATCCGACAAGTCCTCCGATACTGCCAGTGTTGGCTCCTTCCTATCGATGGCTTCCGTGCGAGCTTTTCCCAAGGGTAATCTGCCGGAGCCGCTGAATCGCGTCCTGGATCCTGTTTTCGTAACCTACTACGATAATGTTAACGCCGTGGCCGGAGCATCGCACCACTCGACGCGATCCCTGAGATCTCACAAGTCTCTTGGCAACAAGGACCCCAACAGCACTATCGCCACCATAGCCAGCTTCCCGAGTCCGAAGGCTCCACCATCCAGCGTACGGAATGTTCGTTCCGCCTCCCACAGCGATAATCCGGATCCGGGCGTGGTCGGTCCTGTGGTCTGGGAGAGGCACAAGAAGAAGCACAGCCAGG AGGCCCTGACCTACGCGGACTATAATGCCAGTCCGGTGCACAATCCTTCGGCCATAAGAACCCACTACGAGGGCCTACTGGAGGGCGCCCTGCAGATGTACTCCAGCCAGGACGACATTCCCATGCCCCTGCCCACCCAGAACTTTACCAACAATCGCCGAGCCACGAAAAGGGAGCACCGTGGGTCCTCGGCGGGACTGCCCAG TTTCCAACCGGCGGCTAGCATCCGGGCAGCTGCCGATCGTCCGGCCACCGCTCAGCCGGAAAAGACGAGCAAGTCGGCGCAGTCCACTCAACCACCGTCGCCGTCGTACAGCGCCTGGGGTGGTGGGAGCATATATAGCTCCCACTCGACCTTAAACCGACCGCTGATCGCAGGACCCATTCACAGAGTGGACCACCAGATGGACCTATCCAGAGGAGGAGGCGAAGAGGCCACAAATGCCAGTGCGGGAACTGGGACAGCGCCACTTATCGAGGCCATTCAAAGCGAGTTGCGAAGATTTAGGCAACAGCAGGAGTAA
- the LOC108122211 gene encoding uncharacterized protein isoform X3, producing the protein MNNPVKMKAKSAIVLILFLGILNNSRATQKSQQLGQPLIQLSHDNTEDDYPDSKDEVHLEDFFWTGSGDGPPDFLKKVHTGITKGKDVIVKTETVVATVYVDGNNEIDIPICIDCKPDDGGGTWEMGPGMPPLNYSATDRRYWLLTVMSGFYTAKDNPLLEEKLARLYRLAFTRQQTRHLGINGAQQIEGVNVPANRERRKSITDNPPTTTGSPSDDVELLDMPEDNEPYIKTVRRLGEDTEWSSNSEEQEPDVSDESLPIGVTQSTSTENIDYGAFVTLIPWELIQQNGKSEKLREVHEPLLTKQPHLEQQKQQQQQQSFYRDERVRVVIHNLTQISEADVQKWSTASTEESNYVNLKFSNERPVANQTELIYTVLVNGRPILATTAAKDMELVSEDEAVKAFGQAVYMKSEPYIREPTATALAPVPRSGQAGFFNSVKNNVALVVISSLAILLLMLLLVAVLLLGRTRAQQRELSAVNRTTSRNELLSEGTSMRPTTGDRSEEAPTPGHSRSSGGVRNFSYEREPRITFPAPPAETRSRRDSLSSSTDNTSDSSVYCPINPPSADVQRILDDKAARLFDGHKRRHQYDRAEGHEETVYTSVVSEKKGDKSRHKSRRRYLNENRVGSLETSPVQGSLAGRSSSIENSPETLRRSYENFQRNEAYNPHNNYHRNKLLVQKSGSGISPEAINKEIIRTLQPSDKSSDTASVGSFLSMASVRAFPKGNLPEPLNRVLDPVFVTYYDNVNAVAGASHHSTRSLRSHKSLGNKDPNSTIATIASFPSPKAPPSSVRNVRSASHSDNPDPGVVGPVVWERHKKKHSQEALTYADYNASPVHNPSAIRTHYEGLLEGALQMYSSQDDIPMPLPTQNFTNNRRATKREHRGSSAGLPSFQPAASIRAAADRPATAQPEKTSKSAQSTQPPSPSYSAWGGGSIYSSHSTLNRPLIAGPIHRVDHQMDLSRGGGEEATNASAGTGTAPLIEAIQSELRRFRQQQE; encoded by the exons ATGAATAATCCAGTGAAAATGAAAGCCAAAAGTGCGATTGTgttgatattatttttgggaattttaaacaattccAGAGCCACGCAAAAGTCGCAGCAGCTTGGTCAGCCGCTTATACAATTAAGTCACG ATAACACTGAAGACGATTATCCCGATAGCAAGGATGAGGTGCATTTGGAAGACTTCTTTTGGACTGGTTCTGGTGATGGGCCCCCGGACTTCCTCAAAAAGGTTCACACAGGAATAACTAAGGGAAAGGATGTGATTGTCAAGACGGAAACGGTGGTGGCCACCGTCTATGTGGATGGTAATAAT GAAATTGACATTCCCATTTGCATTGACTGCAAGCCGGATGATGGCGGAGGCACCTGGGAAATGGGGCCTGGAATGCCGCCCCTTAATTATTCGGCAACCGATCGACGATATTGGTTGCTTACAGTTATGTCAGGATTTTATACAGCCAAGGATAACCCCTTACTGGAGGAGAAGCTGGCGCGACTATATCGGCTGGCTTTTACGAG ACAACAAACCCGGCATTTGGGCATAAACGGAGCTCAGCAAATCGAGGGCGTAAATGTGCCAGCCAATCGAGAACGTCGAAAATCAATTACTGATAATCCGCCAACTACGACAGGATCCCCTTCGGATGACGTGGAGTTGCTGGACATGCCGGAGGATAACGAGCCCTACATAAAGACCGTGAGGAGGCTGGGTGAGGATACTGAATGGTCTAGTAATTCCGAGGAACAGGAACCGGACGTATCCGATGAAAGTTTACCCATTGGGGTCACGCAATCGACCAGCACGGAGAACATCGATTATGGGGCATTCGTTACCCTGATCCCCTGGGAGCTCATACAGCAGAATGGGAAATCGGAAAAATTGAGGGAAGTGCACGAACCTTTGTTGACGAAACAACCGCATctagaacaacaaaaacaacaacaacagcaacaatcaTTTTATAGGGACGAGCGTGTTAGAGTTGTCATACACAACCTGACGCAAATTAGCGAGGCGGATGTGCAAAAGTGGAGCACCGCCAGCACTGAGGAAAGCAACTACGTCAACCTCAAATT CAGCAACGAGCGACCTGTGGCCAATCAAACCGAGTTGATTTACACTGTTTTGGTAAATGGTCGTCCTATTTTGGCCACAACTGCTGCCAAGGATATGGAACTGGTCAGCGAAGATGAGGCGGTAAAGGCATTTGGACAGGCTGTCTATATGAAATCGGAAC CTTATATTAGAGAGCCCACGGCTACAGCTTTGGCGCCAGTTCCTCGAAGTGGGCAGGCTGGTTTCTTCAATTCGGTTAAAAATAATGTGGCTCTGGTGGTTATTAGTTCCTTGGCCATCCTCTTGTTAATGCTACTACTGGTGGCTGTTTTGCTTTTGGGAAGAACACGGGCCCAGCAAAGAGAACTCAGCGCAGTCAACAG AACCACTTCCCGCAATGAACTACTCTCTGAAGGCACTTCCATGCGTCCAACTACAGGCGATAGAAGCGAGGAGGCTCCAACTCCGGGACACTCTAGATCCTCGGGCGGTGTTCGGAATTTCTCCTACGAAAGGGAACCAAGGATAACCTTCCCTGCACCACCGGCGGAAACTAGATCTCGAAGGGATTCATTGTCCTCCTCCACGGACAACACTTCTGATTCTTCCGTGTACTGTCCCATCAATCCGCCGAGTGCTGACGTGCAGAGGATCCTGGACGATAAGGCAGCCCGCCTGTTTGATGGCCACAAGAGACGACATCAGTACGACAGAGCTGAGGGTCATGAGGAGACGGTCTACACATCTGTGGTGTCCGAGAAAAAGGGCGATAAGTCAAGACACAAGTCGAGGAGGCGCTATTTGAATGAGAACCGTGTGGGGTCATTGGAAACGAGTCCTGTTCAAGGATCCCTGGCCGGCCGTTCTTCGTCGATAGAAAATTCACCGGAGACCCTGCGCCGGAGTTACGAGAACTTTCAAAGGAACGAGGCCTACAATCCGCACAACAACTATCACCGAAACAAGTTGCTTGTCCAAAAATCAGGCAGTGGCATTTCCCCGGAGGCCATAAACAAGGAAATAATCAGGACACTGCAGCCATCCGACAAGTCCTCCGATACTGCCAGTGTTGGCTCCTTCCTATCGATGGCTTCCGTGCGAGCTTTTCCCAAGGGTAATCTGCCGGAGCCGCTGAATCGCGTCCTGGATCCTGTTTTCGTAACCTACTACGATAATGTTAACGCCGTGGCCGGAGCATCGCACCACTCGACGCGATCCCTGAGATCTCACAAGTCTCTTGGCAACAAGGACCCCAACAGCACTATCGCCACCATAGCCAGCTTCCCGAGTCCGAAGGCTCCACCATCCAGCGTACGGAATGTTCGTTCCGCCTCCCACAGCGATAATCCGGATCCGGGCGTGGTCGGTCCTGTGGTCTGGGAGAGGCACAAGAAGAAGCACAGCCAGG AGGCCCTGACCTACGCGGACTATAATGCCAGTCCGGTGCACAATCCTTCGGCCATAAGAACCCACTACGAGGGCCTACTGGAGGGCGCCCTGCAGATGTACTCCAGCCAGGACGACATTCCCATGCCCCTGCCCACCCAGAACTTTACCAACAATCGCCGAGCCACGAAAAGGGAGCACCGTGGGTCCTCGGCGGGACTGCCCAG TTTCCAACCGGCGGCTAGCATCCGGGCAGCTGCCGATCGTCCGGCCACCGCTCAGCCGGAAAAGACGAGCAAGTCGGCGCAGTCCACTCAACCACCGTCGCCGTCGTACAGCGCCTGGGGTGGTGGGAGCATATATAGCTCCCACTCGACCTTAAACCGACCGCTGATCGCAGGACCCATTCACAGAGTGGACCACCAGATGGACCTATCCAGAGGAGGAGGCGAAGAGGCCACAAATGCCAGTGCGGGAACTGGGACAGCGCCACTTATCGAGGCCATTCAAAGCGAGTTGCGAAGATTTAGGCAACAGCAGGAGTAA
- the LOC108122211 gene encoding uncharacterized protein isoform X1 codes for MNNPVKMKAKSAIVLILFLGILNNSRATQKSQQLGQPLIQLSHDNTEDDYPDSKDEVHLEDFFWTGSGDGPPDFLKKVHTGITKGKDVIVKTETVVATVYVDGNNEIDIPICIDCKPDDGGGTWEMGPGMPPLNYSATDRRYWLLTVMSGFYTAKDNPLLEEKLARLYRLAFTRQQTRHLGINGAQQIEGVNVPANRERRKSITDNPPTTTGSPSDDVELLDMPEDNEPYIKTVRRLGEDTEWSSNSEEQEPDVSDESLPIGVTQSTSTENIDYGAFVTLIPWELIQQNGKSEKLREVHEPLLTKQPHLEQQKQQQQQQSFYRDERVRVVIHNLTQISEADVQKWSTASTEESNYVNLKFSNERPVANQTELIYTVLVNGRPILATTAAKDMELVSEDEAVKAFGQAVYMKSEPYIREPTATALAPVPRSGQAGFFNSVKNNVALVVISSLAILLLMLLLVAVLLLGRTRAQQRELSAVNSSHFRTTSRNELLSEGTSMRPTTGDRSEEAPTPGHSRSSGGVRNFSYEREPRITFPAPPAETRSRRDSLSSSTDNTSDSSVYCPINPPSADVQRILDDKAARLFDGHKRRHQYDRAEGHEETVYTSVVSEKKGDKSRHKSRRRYLNENRVGSLETSPVQGSLAGRSSSIENSPETLRRSYENFQRNEAYNPHNNYHRNKLLVQKSGSGISPEAINKEIIRTLQPSDKSSDTASVGSFLSMASVRAFPKGNLPEPLNRVLDPVFVTYYDNVNAVAGASHHSTRSLRSHKSLGNKDPNSTIATIASFPSPKAPPSSVRNVRSASHSDNPDPGVVGPVVWERHKKKHSQEALTYADYNASPVHNPSAIRTHYEGLLEGALQMYSSQDDIPMPLPTQNFTNNRRATKREHRGSSAGLPSFQPAASIRAAADRPATAQPEKTSKSAQSTQPPSPSYSAWGGGSIYSSHSTLNRPLIAGPIHRVDHQMDLSRGGGEEATNASAGTGTAPLIEAIQSELRRFRQQQE; via the exons ATGAATAATCCAGTGAAAATGAAAGCCAAAAGTGCGATTGTgttgatattatttttgggaattttaaacaattccAGAGCCACGCAAAAGTCGCAGCAGCTTGGTCAGCCGCTTATACAATTAAGTCACG ATAACACTGAAGACGATTATCCCGATAGCAAGGATGAGGTGCATTTGGAAGACTTCTTTTGGACTGGTTCTGGTGATGGGCCCCCGGACTTCCTCAAAAAGGTTCACACAGGAATAACTAAGGGAAAGGATGTGATTGTCAAGACGGAAACGGTGGTGGCCACCGTCTATGTGGATGGTAATAAT GAAATTGACATTCCCATTTGCATTGACTGCAAGCCGGATGATGGCGGAGGCACCTGGGAAATGGGGCCTGGAATGCCGCCCCTTAATTATTCGGCAACCGATCGACGATATTGGTTGCTTACAGTTATGTCAGGATTTTATACAGCCAAGGATAACCCCTTACTGGAGGAGAAGCTGGCGCGACTATATCGGCTGGCTTTTACGAG ACAACAAACCCGGCATTTGGGCATAAACGGAGCTCAGCAAATCGAGGGCGTAAATGTGCCAGCCAATCGAGAACGTCGAAAATCAATTACTGATAATCCGCCAACTACGACAGGATCCCCTTCGGATGACGTGGAGTTGCTGGACATGCCGGAGGATAACGAGCCCTACATAAAGACCGTGAGGAGGCTGGGTGAGGATACTGAATGGTCTAGTAATTCCGAGGAACAGGAACCGGACGTATCCGATGAAAGTTTACCCATTGGGGTCACGCAATCGACCAGCACGGAGAACATCGATTATGGGGCATTCGTTACCCTGATCCCCTGGGAGCTCATACAGCAGAATGGGAAATCGGAAAAATTGAGGGAAGTGCACGAACCTTTGTTGACGAAACAACCGCATctagaacaacaaaaacaacaacaacagcaacaatcaTTTTATAGGGACGAGCGTGTTAGAGTTGTCATACACAACCTGACGCAAATTAGCGAGGCGGATGTGCAAAAGTGGAGCACCGCCAGCACTGAGGAAAGCAACTACGTCAACCTCAAATT CAGCAACGAGCGACCTGTGGCCAATCAAACCGAGTTGATTTACACTGTTTTGGTAAATGGTCGTCCTATTTTGGCCACAACTGCTGCCAAGGATATGGAACTGGTCAGCGAAGATGAGGCGGTAAAGGCATTTGGACAGGCTGTCTATATGAAATCGGAAC CTTATATTAGAGAGCCCACGGCTACAGCTTTGGCGCCAGTTCCTCGAAGTGGGCAGGCTGGTTTCTTCAATTCGGTTAAAAATAATGTGGCTCTGGTGGTTATTAGTTCCTTGGCCATCCTCTTGTTAATGCTACTACTGGTGGCTGTTTTGCTTTTGGGAAGAACACGGGCCCAGCAAAGAGAACTCAGCGCAGTCAACAG TTCCCATTTCAGAACCACTTCCCGCAATGAACTACTCTCTGAAGGCACTTCCATGCGTCCAACTACAGGCGATAGAAGCGAGGAGGCTCCAACTCCGGGACACTCTAGATCCTCGGGCGGTGTTCGGAATTTCTCCTACGAAAGGGAACCAAGGATAACCTTCCCTGCACCACCGGCGGAAACTAGATCTCGAAGGGATTCATTGTCCTCCTCCACGGACAACACTTCTGATTCTTCCGTGTACTGTCCCATCAATCCGCCGAGTGCTGACGTGCAGAGGATCCTGGACGATAAGGCAGCCCGCCTGTTTGATGGCCACAAGAGACGACATCAGTACGACAGAGCTGAGGGTCATGAGGAGACGGTCTACACATCTGTGGTGTCCGAGAAAAAGGGCGATAAGTCAAGACACAAGTCGAGGAGGCGCTATTTGAATGAGAACCGTGTGGGGTCATTGGAAACGAGTCCTGTTCAAGGATCCCTGGCCGGCCGTTCTTCGTCGATAGAAAATTCACCGGAGACCCTGCGCCGGAGTTACGAGAACTTTCAAAGGAACGAGGCCTACAATCCGCACAACAACTATCACCGAAACAAGTTGCTTGTCCAAAAATCAGGCAGTGGCATTTCCCCGGAGGCCATAAACAAGGAAATAATCAGGACACTGCAGCCATCCGACAAGTCCTCCGATACTGCCAGTGTTGGCTCCTTCCTATCGATGGCTTCCGTGCGAGCTTTTCCCAAGGGTAATCTGCCGGAGCCGCTGAATCGCGTCCTGGATCCTGTTTTCGTAACCTACTACGATAATGTTAACGCCGTGGCCGGAGCATCGCACCACTCGACGCGATCCCTGAGATCTCACAAGTCTCTTGGCAACAAGGACCCCAACAGCACTATCGCCACCATAGCCAGCTTCCCGAGTCCGAAGGCTCCACCATCCAGCGTACGGAATGTTCGTTCCGCCTCCCACAGCGATAATCCGGATCCGGGCGTGGTCGGTCCTGTGGTCTGGGAGAGGCACAAGAAGAAGCACAGCCAGG AGGCCCTGACCTACGCGGACTATAATGCCAGTCCGGTGCACAATCCTTCGGCCATAAGAACCCACTACGAGGGCCTACTGGAGGGCGCCCTGCAGATGTACTCCAGCCAGGACGACATTCCCATGCCCCTGCCCACCCAGAACTTTACCAACAATCGCCGAGCCACGAAAAGGGAGCACCGTGGGTCCTCGGCGGGACTGCCCAG TTTCCAACCGGCGGCTAGCATCCGGGCAGCTGCCGATCGTCCGGCCACCGCTCAGCCGGAAAAGACGAGCAAGTCGGCGCAGTCCACTCAACCACCGTCGCCGTCGTACAGCGCCTGGGGTGGTGGGAGCATATATAGCTCCCACTCGACCTTAAACCGACCGCTGATCGCAGGACCCATTCACAGAGTGGACCACCAGATGGACCTATCCAGAGGAGGAGGCGAAGAGGCCACAAATGCCAGTGCGGGAACTGGGACAGCGCCACTTATCGAGGCCATTCAAAGCGAGTTGCGAAGATTTAGGCAACAGCAGGAGTAA